Proteins encoded by one window of Paenibacillus sp. DCT19:
- the ald gene encoding alanine dehydrogenase, producing the protein MRIGIPKEIKNNENRVAITPAGTADFVRAGHQVMIEQGAGLGSGFTDQEYVVAGGEIREQAASIWAESDMIMKVKEPLPSEYDYFRPGLILFTYLHLAAEPALAKALIERQVTAIAYETLEVNGSLPLLTPMSEVAGRMSAQIGAQLLEKTEGGKGILLSGVPGVSRGKVVIIGGGTVGTNAAKIAIGLGADVTILDLNLNRLRQLDDIFGNQIHTLVSSPSNIAAAVASADLLICAVLIPGAKAPTLVSEQMVTTMSPGSVIVDVAIDQGGIVETIDHITTHDNPTYVKHGVVHYAVANMPGAVPRTSTVALTNATMPYALQLASHGAAAAIRGSSSIRSAVNALNGHITYEAVARDLGHAYVPAGQALENAATVQ; encoded by the coding sequence ATGAGAATCGGAATTCCCAAAGAAATCAAAAACAATGAAAACCGTGTTGCAATAACCCCTGCTGGAACCGCTGATTTCGTCAGAGCCGGTCACCAAGTGATGATTGAACAGGGTGCTGGACTTGGAAGTGGCTTCACAGACCAAGAATATGTTGTGGCTGGTGGAGAAATACGAGAGCAAGCCGCATCGATCTGGGCAGAATCCGATATGATTATGAAGGTGAAGGAGCCTCTTCCAAGCGAGTACGACTACTTCAGACCTGGGCTCATCCTCTTCACCTACCTTCATCTTGCGGCAGAGCCTGCTCTGGCCAAAGCTCTAATTGAACGTCAGGTGACCGCTATTGCATATGAAACGCTGGAAGTAAACGGATCACTCCCCCTGCTTACACCGATGAGTGAAGTAGCCGGGCGTATGTCGGCCCAGATCGGAGCCCAGCTTCTAGAAAAAACCGAGGGCGGCAAAGGCATTCTGTTATCCGGTGTACCTGGCGTTAGTCGCGGTAAAGTGGTCATTATAGGCGGAGGAACGGTTGGAACCAATGCCGCCAAAATTGCCATCGGACTTGGAGCTGACGTGACTATCCTAGACTTGAACTTGAATCGACTGCGCCAGTTGGATGATATCTTCGGCAACCAGATCCATACGCTGGTATCGAGTCCATCCAACATCGCAGCAGCGGTAGCATCAGCTGATCTGCTCATCTGTGCGGTGCTGATCCCTGGTGCCAAAGCACCTACCTTGGTCAGCGAGCAGATGGTTACGACGATGTCACCGGGCTCGGTCATTGTAGATGTCGCGATTGATCAGGGCGGAATTGTCGAGACCATTGATCATATTACAACCCATGATAATCCAACCTATGTAAAGCATGGAGTCGTGCATTACGCGGTCGCCAACATGCCTGGTGCAGTGCCGCGTACATCGACGGTGGCCCTCACTAACGCCACCATGCCTTATGCACTGCAACTCGCAAGCCACGGTGCAGCCGCAGCGATTCGCGGTAGTTCGTCCATTCGCAGCGCGGTTAATGCGCTGAATGGACATATCACGTATGAGGCTGTTGCCCGGGATCTCGGGCATGCCTATGTCCCTGCAGGACAGGCGCTGGAGAATGCAGCCACTGTCCAGTAA
- a CDS encoding PD-(D/E)XK nuclease family protein, with translation MAQYPQWSYSQSRASMFDECLRKYYYHYYGAHNGWKTETADEMQVRLYRLKQLSNLYLVFGDLAHRMCESAVRSREEGKDKPREHFLEQMMRKLLNQAYVESMDQDQWRQDPKNRVMLSEMYYGDDTLDDRIATIKERVSACVSNLYQTLTWEDLSRASTTILEIEKWDTMLLHDTRVYVKMDLLYRRRNGNIVIVDWKTGKEDDFSDQLMLYASYVKEHYQVPLEQIELRVEYLLTGTHKQYTATEEDIAKVEENVGRYIEEMRSCVADEYYNRPKDVSYFTPMPSHRACRDCNFREVCSERAV, from the coding sequence ATGGCACAATACCCTCAGTGGTCTTACTCGCAGTCGCGGGCAAGCATGTTCGATGAGTGCCTGCGCAAATATTATTATCATTATTACGGAGCGCATAACGGCTGGAAGACGGAAACAGCGGACGAGATGCAGGTGCGGTTATACCGCTTGAAGCAGTTAAGCAATCTATATTTGGTATTTGGTGATCTAGCCCACCGGATGTGTGAGTCTGCTGTACGCAGCAGAGAGGAAGGCAAGGATAAACCGCGTGAACATTTTCTGGAACAGATGATGCGCAAGTTGCTCAATCAGGCCTATGTGGAATCCATGGATCAAGATCAGTGGCGACAAGATCCGAAGAATCGTGTGATGTTATCCGAAATGTATTATGGTGACGATACGTTGGACGACCGAATTGCTACAATTAAGGAACGTGTCTCTGCTTGTGTTAGTAATCTCTATCAGACGCTGACGTGGGAGGACTTGTCACGTGCAAGTACAACGATTCTGGAAATAGAGAAATGGGATACGATGTTGCTGCACGACACCCGCGTATATGTGAAGATGGACTTGCTGTACCGCCGTCGTAATGGCAACATTGTCATTGTAGATTGGAAGACAGGCAAAGAGGATGATTTCTCCGATCAGCTGATGTTGTACGCATCCTATGTCAAGGAGCATTACCAAGTTCCATTAGAGCAGATTGAGCTAAGAGTGGAATACCTTTTGACCGGGACACACAAGCAGTACACGGCAACAGAAGAGGATATAGCAAAAGTGGAAGAGAACGTTGGTCGTTATATTGAAGAGATGCGATCTTGTGTCGCGGATGAATACTATAATCGTCCGAAGGACGTCTCGTATTTTACACCGATGCCTTCGCATCGTGCCTGCCGGGATTGCAATTTCCGAGAGGTGTGCAGTGAGCGTGCTGTTTAA